One part of the Muntiacus reevesi chromosome 20, mMunRee1.1, whole genome shotgun sequence genome encodes these proteins:
- the EEF1E1 gene encoding eukaryotic translation elongation factor 1 epsilon-1 isoform X2: MAAAAELTLLEKSLGLSKGNKYSAQGERQIPVLQTNNGPSLTGLTTIAAHLVKQADKEYLLGSTPEEKAVVQQWLEYRVTRVDGRSSKDDIRAVLKDLNSYLEDKVYLTGYNFTLADILLYYGLHRFICQFLWPSVISPVTHCSLEVISPVQGSPHEQAVTRDY, translated from the exons atggcggcggccgcggAGCTGACgctgctggagaagtctctgggACTGAGTAAAGGGAACAAGTATAGCGCTCAGGGCGAGCGCCAG ATTCCAGTTCTTCAGACGAACAACGGTccgagtctgacaggactgactACCATAGCCGCTCACCTCGTCAAGCAGGCCGACAAGGAGTACTTGCTGGGGAGCACGCCGGAGGAGAAAGCCGTGGTTCAGCAGTGGCTAGAGTACAGGGTGACTCGGGTGGACGGGCGCTCCAGCAAGGACGACATCCGCGCTGTGCTGAAG gATCTTAATTCATATCTTGAAGATAAAGTCTACCTTACAGGATATAACTTCACATTAGCAGATATCCTATTATATTATGGGCTTCATCGCTTTATT TGCCAGTTCCTGTGGCCGTCTGTGATTAGCCCCGTGACTCACTGCTCTCTGGAAGTGATTTCACCAGTACAAGGCAGCCCCCATGAGCAGGCTGTTACTCGAGATTATTAA
- the EEF1E1 gene encoding eukaryotic translation elongation factor 1 epsilon-1 isoform X3, giving the protein MAAAAELTLLEKSLGLSKGNKYSAQGERQIPVLQTNNGPSLTGLTTIAAHLVKQADKEYLLGSTPEEKAVVQQWLEYRVTRVDGRSSKDDIRAVLKDLNSYLEDKVYLTGYNFTLADILLYYGLHRFIVLLARGSHKVSPDGPTAGRRTKSFS; this is encoded by the exons atggcggcggccgcggAGCTGACgctgctggagaagtctctgggACTGAGTAAAGGGAACAAGTATAGCGCTCAGGGCGAGCGCCAG ATTCCAGTTCTTCAGACGAACAACGGTccgagtctgacaggactgactACCATAGCCGCTCACCTCGTCAAGCAGGCCGACAAGGAGTACTTGCTGGGGAGCACGCCGGAGGAGAAAGCCGTGGTTCAGCAGTGGCTAGAGTACAGGGTGACTCGGGTGGACGGGCGCTCCAGCAAGGACGACATCCGCGCTGTGCTGAAG gATCTTAATTCATATCTTGAAGATAAAGTCTACCTTACAGGATATAACTTCACATTAGCAGATATCCTATTATATTATGGGCTTCATCGCTTTATT GTTCTACTGGCCAGAGGAAGTCACAAGGTCAGTCCAGATGGACCGACCGCTGGAAGGAGAACAAAGTCCTTCTCTTAA
- the EEF1E1 gene encoding eukaryotic translation elongation factor 1 epsilon-1 isoform X4, translating into MAAAAELTLLEKSLGLSKGNKYSAQGERQIPVLQTNNGPSLTGLTTIAAHLVKQADKEYLLGSTPEEKAVVQQWLEYRVTRVDGRSSKDDIRAVLKDLNSYLEDKVYLTGYNFTLADILLYYGLHRFIPRSLDV; encoded by the exons atggcggcggccgcggAGCTGACgctgctggagaagtctctgggACTGAGTAAAGGGAACAAGTATAGCGCTCAGGGCGAGCGCCAG ATTCCAGTTCTTCAGACGAACAACGGTccgagtctgacaggactgactACCATAGCCGCTCACCTCGTCAAGCAGGCCGACAAGGAGTACTTGCTGGGGAGCACGCCGGAGGAGAAAGCCGTGGTTCAGCAGTGGCTAGAGTACAGGGTGACTCGGGTGGACGGGCGCTCCAGCAAGGACGACATCCGCGCTGTGCTGAAG gATCTTAATTCATATCTTGAAGATAAAGTCTACCTTACAGGATATAACTTCACATTAGCAGATATCCTATTATATTATGGGCTTCATCGCTTTATT CCTAGATCGCTGGATGTGTAA
- the EEF1E1 gene encoding eukaryotic translation elongation factor 1 epsilon-1 isoform X1, producing MAAAAELTLLEKSLGLSKGNKYSAQGERQIPVLQTNNGPSLTGLTTIAAHLVKQADKEYLLGSTPEEKAVVQQWLEYRVTRVDGRSSKDDIRAVLKDLNSYLEDKVYLTGYNFTLADILLYYGLHRFIVDLTVQEKEKYLNVSRWFCHIQHCPGIRQHLSSVVFIKNRLYTNSQ from the exons atggcggcggccgcggAGCTGACgctgctggagaagtctctgggACTGAGTAAAGGGAACAAGTATAGCGCTCAGGGCGAGCGCCAG ATTCCAGTTCTTCAGACGAACAACGGTccgagtctgacaggactgactACCATAGCCGCTCACCTCGTCAAGCAGGCCGACAAGGAGTACTTGCTGGGGAGCACGCCGGAGGAGAAAGCCGTGGTTCAGCAGTGGCTAGAGTACAGGGTGACTCGGGTGGACGGGCGCTCCAGCAAGGACGACATCCGCGCTGTGCTGAAG gATCTTAATTCATATCTTGAAGATAAAGTCTACCTTACAGGATATAACTTCACATTAGCAGATATCCTATTATATTATGGGCTTCATCGCTTTATT GTTGATCTGACAGttcaagagaaggagaaatatcttaACGTGTCGCGCTGGTTTTGTCACATTCAGCACTGTCCAGGGATTAGGCAGCATCTGTCTAGTGTTGTCTTCATCAAGAACAGACTATATACTAATTCCCAGTAG